GCCTTGCCACCGAAGACGAGCTTGAGCTTGTCGTCGGCGTTGATCATGCGGCGGTTCTTCTTGTCCTGGAGGCCGTTCTTCTTGATGTAGGCCCAGAGCTTCTTGGTGAGCTCGGTGCGCGGGAGCGGCGCGGCGCCGACGACGGCGGCGAGCTTCTCGTTCGGCGTCACCGGCTTCATGAACGCGGCGTTCGGCTTGCGCTTCGCGGCCTTCTTCTTCGGCGCGGCCTTCTTCGTCGCCTTCTTCGCGGCCTTCTTGGCGGTCTTCTTCTTCGCAGCCATTTCGAACATCTCCTCGAGAGGAAGTGAGGATCGCGCGGTGCTACGCCCGGTCGAGTCGTGCGCGATCTGTACTCGAAAGTAAGGCGGTTCCCCTCTGGCGCAATAGGCAATCCCCTCTGAGAACCGGGGAATCCCCCTCTGGGAACGGGGTGATCTCCCTCTGGGGCGGGCCCGCGGGGGCCCTCGCGCGGGGGTCTCCCCCCTCGGGGAATGGGCGATTCTCCCTCGGAGAACCCCCTTTCATCCTTCACCCTTCAGCCTTCATCCCCTCGTCAGCCGCGCAGGAATCCCTCGAGCAGTTCGATCATCCGCGCGTCGGCCGGATCGGCCGAGACGTCGTCCTCGACGACCGATTCCCGCTCTGACGGCGTCTCGAGGATGAGCGGGATCCCCTCGGAGATGGGCGCGCGCACGAGCCAGCGGAACGGCTCGGCGCCGATCATCCCCGCCCCGAGGAGCGCGTGGCGATCCTTGTTGCTCGCGAACGGATGCTGGCTGTCGTTCAGGTGGAAGAAGGCCGGCGGCTCGCCGATGGTGCGCACGAACGCCTCGAGGGTGCGCGCCTGCGCCTCGGGCGAGGAATGGATGTCGTGCCCTGCGGCGAAGAGGTGACAGGTGTCGAGCCCGTACCCGGTGCGATGGCGCAACGCCGGCGGCACCTGCGCGAGCATCGTCGCGATCTCCTCGGCGGTGCGTCCCATGGTGCGCCCTGCGCCGGCGGTGTTCTCGATGAGGACGCGCGAGCCGCTCCCCTCGGGGACGCTCGCGAGCGCGTGCGCGATGGCCTGCCCCACGCGCACCGCCGCATCGACCGGGTCGCTCTCCCCCGCCGAGCCGGGATGGAAGCAGCAGCCCCACGCGCCGAGCGCGCTCGTGCGCTCGTACTCCTTGGCGAGTCCGGCGCGCGCCTTGGCGGCCTTGGCCTCCTCGGGGGAGGCGGTGTTGAGCACATACGCCGCGTGCACGAGCACGTGCCGGCGCGCGATCCCCGCGGCGTCGAGCGCGGCGTGGACCTTCGCCGCCCTGTCCGGCTTGATCGTGACCTTCTCGTTGTAGTACGTCGGCGGCGCGGTGAAGACCTGGAGCGCGCGCGCGCCGGCGTTCGCCGCGCGCTGCACCGCGATGGGGAGTCCGCCGTCGTCGGCGGGATGCACGCCGAGGATGCGCGTCGCGGAGGGAGCGGTCATGCGGTCCCCTTGGGCTTGCCGAGGTCGACCATGCGCTGGCCGAGCGCGTACTCGACCGATTGCGGGTCGGTGAGGGCGTTGAGGCGCTTCACCACGTCGGCGATGCGGCGCGCCTGCTGGTCGATCACGCGCAGCGTCGCGGCCGACTCGTCGGCGGGGAGGATGCCGCCCGAGAGCAGCGCGCTGTTGGTGAGGAGCGCCGCGAGCGGATTGTTGATCTCGTGCTGCAGCGCGAGGGAGACCTCGCCGACGCCGGCGAGATAGCGCGCCTTGCGGAGTTCCGCCTCGGCGGCGCGGCGCGCGGTCCCGTTCTCCATCCGGCGCGCCGCGATGCGGAGGCGCGCGGCGATGTCCTCGGGGGTCACCGGCTTGGAGAGATAGTCGTCGGCGCCCGCGTCGAGCACCGCCTCGAGCGAGTTCATGCCACTGCGCGCGGTGATGACGAGCAGGTAGGTGTAGGCGCCGTCGGGGTGCGCGCGCACGCGGCGGCAGACCTCGAGCCCGTCGGCGCCGGGCATCTGCCAGTCGAGGACGACCATCTCGGCCGGTTCACGCGCGAAGGCCGACCAGACGGCGTCGCCATCGGCGAACATCTCGACCGTGTGCCCGTGCACCTCGAGCACCGCGGCGGTCAGCTCGCGCATCAGTTCGTCGTCGTCGGCCAGGAGCACGCGCATCAGGCTTGCCTCACCAGGTCAGGGTCCCTTCGCGCTGCACGGTACGCGGCCACCGGCCCCCGCGCTGTGACGTGGTCCACACGATGATCACGCGTCCGCCGCGCACCGCGACCTGCGGGCCCGTGGATTCGCCGTTGTCCTCGGAGACGGGCGGCCGCGACTCGAAGATGTGGCCCTGCGTCCGCGAGAGCGCCATCCCGATGCGGGGGAGGCGGCTGTTGGGGTCCTCGTACACCACGACGACGGTGTCGCCCCGCGAGGCGACCGCGGCGCGCGACGGACGGTCGCCGTAGACGATGGGGACCGGCTCATGCCAGCGCGCGCCGCGCTCCATGGAGTGCGTGAAGAAGAGCCCGGCCCCCTCGCGCGCGACGAGGAAGTACGCGAGATGCACCCACCCATTGAGTGCGTCCGCGGCGAGGAACGGCACCGGCCGGTCGCAGCCGGCGGTGCCGACGTCGGTGGAATCCGCGGTGACGGCCGGCTCCCAGACGTGGCCACCATCATCGGAACGCGCGATGCGCAGCCGCACGCTCGAGTCGGGGCGGATGGCGAGCCAGCTCGCATAGGCCGCACCGTCGCTCGCCTGCACCGCGCGCCGCGTCGCGCGGCAGGCAGCAGGCTCGTCCGGCCACGAGGGCGGCGTCCAGGCGGGGACGAGGCGCGCCTGCCCCGCCGAGTCGAGCGCGAGGCGCAGCGAGTCGGCGAGCCCGCCGTCGCCGATCGCGGCCGTCTCGCCCCATGCGACCGGCTGCGGGACGCACGCCGTGCCGGCGAGCAGGAGGAGCAGCAGGGAGAGGCGCACGGCTGAAGTATCACCCGGCATGAGTGTAGATTCCAAGCTCGACCCTCCACCCCGACGACCATGCCCGCCTTCTCGCCGAACGGCGTCCGCCAGCTCCCGCCGCACGCCAACGAGCCGATCAAGAGCTACGCCCCCGGTTCCCCCGAGCGCACCTCGTTGCAGGCGCGACTCAAGGCGATGGAGTCGGAGTGCCCGGAGATCCCGGTGGTCGTCGCGGGGAAGGAGATCCGCACCGGCGACCTCGGCAAGTCCGTCTCGCCGCACAAGCACGGGCACGTGACCGCGACCTACCACAAGGCGACGGCGCAGAACGTCCGCGACGCGATCACGAGCTCGGCCGCGGCGTGGAAGGAATGGAGCGAGTGGAGCTGGGAGGAACGCGCCGCCGTCTTCCTCAAGGCCGCCGACCTCCTCGCCGGCCCGTGGCGTGACACGCTCAACGCCGCGACGATGCTCGGGCAGTCGAAGACCGTGTTCCAGAGCGAGATCGACGCCGCGTGCGAGATGGTGGACTTCTTCCGCTTCAACGCCGCCTTCGCGCGCGACATCTACACCGAGCAGCCGGTGTCGGCGCCGGGGATGTGGAACCAGCTCGAGTACCGCGCGCTCGAAGGGTTCGTGTACGCCGTGTCGCCGTTCAACTTCACCGCGATCGGCGGCAACCTCGCCGGCTCGCCGGCGCTGATGGGCAACACCGTGCTCTGGAAGCCCGCTGCGACGGCGATGCTCTCCGGGTGGTACACGTACAAGCTCCTCGAGGAAGCCGGGCTGCCCCCGGGCGTGATCAACTTCCTCCCCGGCGACCCGGCGATGATCTCCGAGATCGCGCTCACGGACCCGGCGCTCGCCGGCGTGCACTTCACCGGCTCCACCGGCGTGTTCAACAACATGTGGGGCACGATCGGGAAGAACATGGGGCGCTATCGCTCCTATCCGCGGATCGTGGGCGAGACGGGCGGCAAGGACTTCATGATCGCGCATCCCTCGGCCGACGTCGCCGCCTTCGCGGTGGGCGTGGTGCGTGGCGCCTTCGAGTACCAGGGCCAGAAGTGCTCGGCCTGCTCGCGCATCTACGTGCCGAAGTCGATCTGGCCCGAGGTGAAGGAGCGGATGACCGCGATGATCCAGGACATCCGGATGGGCGACGTGAACGACTTCCGGAACTTCATGGGCGCGGTCATCGACCAGAAGGCGTTCGACCGGATCAGCGGCTACCTCGCCGACGCGAAGGCCAACGCGACCGTGGTCGCCGGCGGCGGCGTGAAGGGCGACGTGGGCTACTTCGTCGAGCCGACGCTCATCGAGACGAAGGACCCGTCGTACCGCCTGATGTGCGAGGAGATCTTCGGCCCCGTGGTGACGGCGTACGTGTACGACGACGACAAGTGGAGCGAGACGCTGGAACTCGTCGACCGGACGTCGCCGTACGCGCTCACCGGCGCGGTGTTCGCGCAGGACCGGAACGCGGTGCGCGAGGCGCACGCGAAGCTCCGGCATGCGGCGGGCAACTTCTACGTGAACGACAAGTGCACCGGCGCGGTGGTGGGGCAGCAGCCGTTCGGCGGCGCGCGCGCCTCGGGCACGAACGACAAGGCGGGGTCGAAGCTGAACCTGCTGCGCTGGGTGAGCGCGCGGACGATCAAGGAGACCTTCGTGCCACCGACGGATTATCGCTATCCGTTCATGGCCGAGTAGCGCATGGATGAATGCTGAAGGATGAAGGCTGAAAGTGAACGACAGCCCCGCATCCCCATCTTTCATCCTTCCTCATTCAGCCTGCATCCCACGCCATGCGATTCTTGACTCTCGATGTGTTCTCTCCCGTGGCGTTCGGCGGCAACCAGCTCGCCGTCTTCCCCGACGCGCGCGGGATCCCCGAGGGGCTGCTGCTGAAGCTCTGCCAGGAGTTCAACTTCTCCGAGGTGACCTTCTGCTATCCGCCCGAGGATCCCTCGCACACGCGGAAGGTCAGGATCTTCACGCCGGACAAGGAGATGCCGTTCGCCGGGCATCCGACGATCGGCACCGCGGCGGCGCTCGCGCTCTGCGAGGGGGCGCTCCCCGACGGGCATGGCCGCTTCACCTTCGAGATGGGCGTGGGCGTGGTGCCGGTGGATGTGCGCGTGGAGTCGCCGACCCGCGCCTGGGCGGAACTCTCGGTGGCGAAGCTCCCCGAGGTGGGCCCGCACGCGCCGACGATCAACACGCTCGCCGACATCCTCTCGCTCGAGCCCACCGACCTGATGGGCGGGGCGATGTCGCCGCAGGCGGTCTCGTGCGGCTACCCGTTCCTCATCGTGCCGCTCAAGTCGCTCAAGGCGCTCAAGGTGGCGCGCGTTCGCATGGACCCGTGGGAGCGCACGCTGCAGCGCTTCTGGGCCCCGGAGATCCTCGTCGTCGCGCGCGACCCCGAGCAGGGCGAGCATCACTGGCGCGCGCGGATGTTCGCGCCGGGCATCCGCGTCCCCGAGGATCCCGCCACCGGCTCGGCGATCGCCGCCTTCGGTGGATGGCTCGCGATGAAGGATCCCAAGGCCGATGGCGCGTTCGCCTGGTCGGTGGACCAGGGGATCGAGATGGGACGGCCGAGCCGGCTCGACGTGAGCGCGGACAAGGCGGGCGGTCAGGTGACGGCGGTGCGCGTCGCCGGACGCGCGGTGCTGGTCAGCGAAGGGACGCTACGGCTGCCCTGAGCGCGGTCTACTCGACCGCGCGGATCATCGACGGCGTGGAGTGGCGCGCGCGCCCATGCGCGGCGCCGTCGAACGCGCGCATCCCGGCGTGCCACACGACCGCGCGGTCACGGCCGTTGCGCTTGGCGACGTAGAGCGCCTCGTCGGCGCGGGCGAGCAGCGTCTTCGCCACCTCGTCGTCCCGCGCCGGCGCCGCCGCCACGCCCACGCTGGTGGTGATCCGCCGCTCCGGCGGGAGCGAGCGGAACTGGTGCTGGCGGAAGGCCTGCATCACGCGCTCGGCGAGGATGAGCGCCCCCTCGTCGTTCGAGTCGGGTGCGAGGATGGTGAACTCCTCGCCGCCGATGCGCGCCACCACGTCC
This window of the Gemmatimonadota bacterium genome carries:
- the pruA gene encoding L-glutamate gamma-semialdehyde dehydrogenase, which produces MPAFSPNGVRQLPPHANEPIKSYAPGSPERTSLQARLKAMESECPEIPVVVAGKEIRTGDLGKSVSPHKHGHVTATYHKATAQNVRDAITSSAAAWKEWSEWSWEERAAVFLKAADLLAGPWRDTLNAATMLGQSKTVFQSEIDAACEMVDFFRFNAAFARDIYTEQPVSAPGMWNQLEYRALEGFVYAVSPFNFTAIGGNLAGSPALMGNTVLWKPAATAMLSGWYTYKLLEEAGLPPGVINFLPGDPAMISEIALTDPALAGVHFTGSTGVFNNMWGTIGKNMGRYRSYPRIVGETGGKDFMIAHPSADVAAFAVGVVRGAFEYQGQKCSACSRIYVPKSIWPEVKERMTAMIQDIRMGDVNDFRNFMGAVIDQKAFDRISGYLADAKANATVVAGGGVKGDVGYFVEPTLIETKDPSYRLMCEEIFGPVVTAYVYDDDKWSETLELVDRTSPYALTGAVFAQDRNAVREAHAKLRHAAGNFYVNDKCTGAVVGQQPFGGARASGTNDKAGSKLNLLRWVSARTIKETFVPPTDYRYPFMAE
- a CDS encoding deoxyribonuclease IV is translated as MTAPSATRILGVHPADDGGLPIAVQRAANAGARALQVFTAPPTYYNEKVTIKPDRAAKVHAALDAAGIARRHVLVHAAYVLNTASPEEAKAAKARAGLAKEYERTSALGAWGCCFHPGSAGESDPVDAAVRVGQAIAHALASVPEGSGSRVLIENTAGAGRTMGRTAEEIATMLAQVPPALRHRTGYGLDTCHLFAAGHDIHSSPEAQARTLEAFVRTIGEPPAFFHLNDSQHPFASNKDRHALLGAGMIGAEPFRWLVRAPISEGIPLILETPSERESVVEDDVSADPADARMIELLEGFLRG
- a CDS encoding response regulator, encoding MRVLLADDDELMRELTAAVLEVHGHTVEMFADGDAVWSAFAREPAEMVVLDWQMPGADGLEVCRRVRAHPDGAYTYLLVITARSGMNSLEAVLDAGADDYLSKPVTPEDIAARLRIAARRMENGTARRAAEAELRKARYLAGVGEVSLALQHEINNPLAALLTNSALLSGGILPADESAATLRVIDQQARRIADVVKRLNALTDPQSVEYALGQRMVDLGKPKGTA
- a CDS encoding exo-alpha-sialidase encodes the protein MRLSLLLLLLAGTACVPQPVAWGETAAIGDGGLADSLRLALDSAGQARLVPAWTPPSWPDEPAACRATRRAVQASDGAAYASWLAIRPDSSVRLRIARSDDGGHVWEPAVTADSTDVGTAGCDRPVPFLAADALNGWVHLAYFLVAREGAGLFFTHSMERGARWHEPVPIVYGDRPSRAAVASRGDTVVVVYEDPNSRLPRIGMALSRTQGHIFESRPPVSEDNGESTGPQVAVRGGRVIIVWTTSQRGGRWPRTVQREGTLTW
- a CDS encoding PhzF family phenazine biosynthesis protein: MRFLTLDVFSPVAFGGNQLAVFPDARGIPEGLLLKLCQEFNFSEVTFCYPPEDPSHTRKVRIFTPDKEMPFAGHPTIGTAAALALCEGALPDGHGRFTFEMGVGVVPVDVRVESPTRAWAELSVAKLPEVGPHAPTINTLADILSLEPTDLMGGAMSPQAVSCGYPFLIVPLKSLKALKVARVRMDPWERTLQRFWAPEILVVARDPEQGEHHWRARMFAPGIRVPEDPATGSAIAAFGGWLAMKDPKADGAFAWSVDQGIEMGRPSRLDVSADKAGGQVTAVRVAGRAVLVSEGTLRLP